The window GGCGCGCTCAGAAGCGCCGCTGCGGCCATCGTGGAAGTGATATGCGCGTTTCAATTGTCACCGCCGCAACCCGTCCGCTGAATCTGCTGATCGCGCTGGTCGCGATCGGCGCTGGCCTGACGATCGCGCTCTGGCTGCTGCCAGTGGGCTTGCTCGCCTACGCGGCGCTGGTCGCGCTGACGGTGCTCGATCCCAAGGCCGCGCAAAAGGCCCAGGCTCGTCCGCGCGTGCTGCGTCCGCCGCGCGGCACGCCGTTCCAGGCGCAGCTCGACGCTATCGCGCGGGTCCAGGCCCAGATCGCCCAGTCGGTCGCATCGACCGAGGGGGCGCTGCGCGCGACGCTGGAGCGGGTGACGGGCCAGGTGGATAGTATCGTCGAGGAAGCGTACGCGCTGGCGGTCAAAGGCCAGACCGTCGTCTCGTACCTGCAACAGACCAATACGTCCGAGCTGAATGTGCAGCTGGTGCGGCTCGACAGCCAGATCAAGACCACGCACGATCCGATGCTGCGCCAGCAGTATCAGGAAACGCGCGACGCGGTTGCCGAGCGGCTCAACCATGCGCAGGCGCTCGGCACCTATCATCAGCGCATCGTCGCGCAGCTCGAAAATATCTGCGCCAATCTCGATAATGTGCTGGCTGAGACGGTGCGCCTGCGCGCCGCGCCCGCCGTGGATGCCACGATTAGCACCGACAGCGTTTCCTCGCGGCTGGCCGATGTGCGCGCCGATATGGATGCGCTGGGCCATATGCTCGATAGCGCGCTGACTGGCGTGACCTGAGATGAACACGACGGCTGCTGGTATCGAGCCAGCAGCCGTTGCGTCAAGCGCTTCTCCATAGGAGCGCCGCTACACGCCGCAGCCGCCGCTCAGCACGCCTGTCACCTTACTCCCCTGCACGCTGTATAGCTCAGCGCCGCTGCCTTCGTAGTATCCCCAGTTGACCATAATCTCCATCGTGCCATCGCCGTTCGCGTCCACGATCGCGGGGACGCTAAACGTGTTGGGCGCGATGAAATCCTCGGCTTTGGGATAATAGTTCTCGTCGATCGGAATCGTCTGGACCTTGCCATTGATGATTTTACGGAGCACGACGAGCGAGTAGTCGCCTGCGCTAGCTGAAGGCAATTGGGAACTAAACCGTGTGGCGCTGATCACAACCTCATCCACGCCGTCGCCCTCAAGGTCGATCCGCACGATCTTAGTGATGCGAACATCAGGATTGGCGATGCCGTGCGCCCTGAGAATGTCGGCGACAGCCTGGCGATAGACCGCAGTATTGGGGCTGTGCAGACGCGGCTTGCGTGGCAAAGGATTGTGGGTTCCTCCAACCGCGACGAACTCAGCCGCCGAAGGGTAAGGCTTGAACTCGACCTGCCACATATCGGGGCAGATGACCTCCACTGCTTTCGCCTTGCCTGTGCTGGTGCCGATCTGCCCGGCAGTGGTGTAGATCCGGTAGCGCTGATTGCCGCGCAACTGCCGGGCCGTGGTCGCGGCGTCGATCCACTTTCCGTTGACTGATCCGCCCAACAAAAAGCCGCCGCCAACGATCGGTGTGATACGCGGCGCGGCGGCGATCGGTTGGTGTAGGGTGGTCAGCAGCAGCGCCGCGAAAATCAACCCCGCCAGTCTTGTCAGCATCGCCATAGATCGTTCTCCTTAAGAATTGCTGAGATGAGTATAGGATTGTGGAGCGGTCACTGGAATGACCAGGGTGTGAAAAATATGTGATGACGTTCGCGCGCCGCTCTATGACTCGTGTTTGTGGTCTGGGTGGGGAACAGACCGGACTAGCAGCACATACCAGCCGTAGCCGAGCAGCGCGCCGACGACGTTCAGGATAATATCGTCCACATCGGCGACGCGGCGGGCGAGAAACCACTGCGCTACCTCGATCGACGTACTGGTGAGCAGGCCGCACAAGACGATCCCGCTCGCGCTGGCGCGTCTGCTGACGGCTGGCACGAGCAAGCCGAGCGGCGCGAACGCGGCGATGTTGCCAAGCACGTTGACGTTGAGCAGCCAGCCGCCGCGCCGGATGCCAGCCAGGATACTTTTGAATGGGATCAGATTGACGAGCTGGGCGGGCTCGCGCGGGTGCGGGGCCATTGTCAGGCCGAGGAGCACGAGCAGGTAGAGCAGCAAGAGCACCGCCGCGACGAGCGAACGGCGCGCCGCCCGATGAGCAACGCGCCGTGGTGCTGGCTCGTGAGCCTGCGCCGACAAGCCTAGCCGCCTGTCGGCTGGTAGAGGATCTGGAACTCGCCGCGCTGCGCGCCCGTAGCTCGCACGCGGTAGCGGAACTCGCCCGCCGCGTTGGTCTGCACCTGGCCGGGCCGCACCTGCTCCTGAGCCGTCCCCTCGACCGACAGCACCACGCTGCCGCGATCGTCGAGCACCTCGATCCGCATCTGGCCGCGCTCGTTGCGCGCAAAGACCGTCAGATCGAGCGTCTGGCCCGGAAAGTTGGTCTGTACGATGCGCGTATCGTTGCCCTCGGCGCTCACAAAGCTGACGTACACGTTGCCGCCCTCGCCCGTGCTATCGGCGGACTGGTTCGCGCCTGAGATCAGCAGGCAGCCGGTGAGCGAGAGAACAGAGAACAAAGCACAGAGAACAAAGCATAAGCGACGAACTGCTCTCTGTGCTTTGTTCCTTGTTTGTGGTACGTGACTACGCATAGCTTTCGGGCTTGCCTTCGGCGTTGAGCGTTTCTTCTTCGGGCACGGCCTCCACGCGCTCTGGATCGCGGCTGGTGATGCGCAGGTCGGTGTCGCACTTGGGACAGACCACCAACGAGCCGACCAGCATGGTGAAGCTCAGCATCAGTTTTTGCCCACAGACCGGACACGCTAGCATAGTTGCTCCTTAGTCTTCAAACAATGCATCGACAAAGGCATCGGGATCGAAGATCGCCACATCGTCGACCTTCTCGCCGGTGCCGATGTATTTGATCGGTCGCTCGATCTCCTGCACCATCGCGAAGGCAATCCCGCCTTTCGCCGTGCTGTCGAGCTTCGTCAGCGCCAGATGCGTCACATCGGCGGCCTCCATGAACGCGCGTGCCTGCTGGATACCGTTCTGCCCGGTGGTCGCGTCGATCACCAGCAGCACCTCGTGCGGCGCCCACTCGACACGCTTGCGCACGATGTTTTTGATCTTTTGCAACTCCTGCATCAGGTTATACTTCGATTGCAGGCGGCCCGCCGTGTCGATGATCAGGATGTCGGAGCTGCGCGCGTAGGTTGCCTGCACGGCGTCGAACGCGACCGCGCCCGGATCTGCGCCCTGGCCCTGGGTGATCACCGGCACATCGATGCGCTCGGCCCAGGTCTGCAACTGCTCGACGGCGGCGGCGCGGAAGGTATCGGCAGCGCCCAGGATCACGTTCTTGCCCATCTCGCGCTTGTAGCGGTTGGCGATCTTGGCGATCAGCGTGGTCTTGCCAGCACCGTTGACGCCGATCACCAGCACGACGTACGGCTTGGTCGAGCGCTCGGAGTACTGCGGCGTGTCCACCTTGAGCAGCTTGACCATCTCCTGCTTGAGCAGCGCGCGGGCCTCGCTGGCGCGGCGAACGTTGTTGCGCTCGACTTTCTTTTGC of the Herpetosiphonaceae bacterium genome contains:
- a CDS encoding VanZ family protein, producing the protein MSAQAHEPAPRRVAHRAARRSLVAAVLLLLYLLVLLGLTMAPHPREPAQLVNLIPFKSILAGIRRGGWLLNVNVLGNIAAFAPLGLLVPAVSRRASASGIVLCGLLTSTSIEVAQWFLARRVADVDDIILNVVGALLGYGWYVLLVRSVPHPDHKHES
- the ftsY gene encoding signal recognition particle-docking protein FtsY, producing the protein MFRRFFGGDDRKPEQEEKPPQPQAEEPVEPAPQPTTQLFRRVDEIDIEAQRIAQAEAERRRASGGLRRFFGGEERDEQEIQREVQKTTAAVQKTRSGMFGRISEIFKADEPITPELWEELEDLMIAGDVGIDTTLHLIERVQKKVERNNVRRASEARALLKQEMVKLLKVDTPQYSERSTKPYVVLVIGVNGAGKTTLIAKIANRYKREMGKNVILGAADTFRAAAVEQLQTWAERIDVPVITQGQGADPGAVAFDAVQATYARSSDILIIDTAGRLQSKYNLMQELQKIKNIVRKRVEWAPHEVLLVIDATTGQNGIQQARAFMEAADVTHLALTKLDSTAKGGIAFAMVQEIERPIKYIGTGEKVDDVAIFDPDAFVDALFED